The window GACCTCAGCGCCGACCTCGCCCGTGTGCACGCCCGGCTCCACCGCGTCCAGCGCCGCGTCCAGCGCCTCCTCCGCGGCCTCCACGAGCTCGCGGTTGTCCCCGAGGTCGACGGTCGTCGCCGCGTCCGCGATGTGGCCGTCCACGTGCACGCCCACGTCCAGACACACCACGTCGCCCTCCGCGAACGCCGTCTCGTCGTCCGCGCCAGGGCTCGCGTGGCTCGCCTCCTCGTTCACGCTGATGTTCACCGGGAACGCCGGCTTCGCGCCGCGCTCTCGGATCTCCGCCTCCGCGAACTCCGCAACATCGAGATGCGTCGTCCCCGGCGCCACCAGGTCCGCCGCCGCCGCCATCACGTCCGCGAGGATGTCGCCCGCTTCCTGGTACTTCTCGTACGCCTCCGACCCGACTTCGACGGAATCCGTCATACCCCGCGCTTAGAGTGACACGGGAAAAGAGGTTGCGCCTCCACCGTTTTGCTCTGCGGGTCGCGCGGAGCGCGACCGCTTGAGCAAAACTCTGCACCATCGCCGGACGCGGAGCGTCCGGCTATTCAGCCAGAACGCCGTGCGTTCTGGCGACAAAACGGCGGCGCGGCGAAGCCGCGCCGAACGAAACCGAGAGTCACCGCCGCGGCCGCACCGCCGCGAGCGGCTCTCGCTCCGCTACGAGTCGATCGCCGTCCGCATCGCCATCGTTTGCGGTGCGCTGACGTTGGAGGGACAAAGACCGCTATCAGTGAGTGCGTTCGCGTTTTCGGGCGGCCGCCCGCTCGTTTCCTCCACCGAGACCTATATATCGCTCGGAACGCCTATTATAAACCGCTTACGTGGGTGAGCGCGTGGTCTCGTTCGACGCACGCCGGCCACCGCTGCGTGCACGGAGTTATGTCCACGGGAATCCAGTTCAGCGACGACGTCGAACCGCACCACCACCGCGTCGACGCGACGGCGTACGACGACATCTACGTCGTCGGCGACGTGCACGGCTGTCGAACCAGCCTCGACCGCCTCCTCGACCGCCTCGCGCCCGGCGAGCGCGACCTCGTCGTGTTCGTCGGCGACCTCGTCCGCAAGGGCCCGGACAGCGCCGGAGTCGTCGACCTCGTCCGCGGCCGCGAGAACTTCCTGAGCGTCCGCGGGAACAACGAGGAGAAACTCCGAACGGGCGACGCGACCCTCCCCGAACTCGACGACGATGCGGTCTCCTACCTCACCTCGCTCCCCGTCGCAATCTCGTGGGCGGACACGCTCGTCGTCCACGGCGGCGTCCACCCCGATCGACCGCTCGCCGACCACCGCCCCGGCGAACTCATGACGATGCGCGCCCCCCAGGGCGACGGCTACGCCGGTCCGTTCTGGTACGACACCTACCGGGGGCCGCCCCGCGTGTTCTTCGGGCACACCGTCCACGACGACCCCGTCACGTCCGACTGGGCGGTCGGCCTCGACACCGGCTGCGTGTACGGCGGCAGCCTCACCGCGTACGACGTGCACGGGGACTCGTTCGTGAGCGTCCCCGCCGCGGAAACCCATCAGTCCCGGAGCGACGAGAAGATCGTCACATGACCGACCTCACCAACCCCGACCGCTACCTGAACCGCGAACTCAGCGAGCTCGCGTTCCAGCGCCGCGTTCTCAACGAAGCGGTCGACGACCGCAACCCCGTGCTGGAGCGCGCGAAGTTCCTCGCCATCGTCACTCAGAACATGGACGAGTTCTTCATGAAGCGCGTCGGCGGCCTCAAGCAACAGATCGACGCCGGTTTCACCGAACCGTCCGTGGACGGCCTCACGCCCCGCGAGCAGTGGGAGACCGTGATGGAAACTGCGCGTCCCCTCCTCGAACAGCAGTCGCGATGCTACCACGACGAGGTTCGGGGCGCGCTCGCCGACGCCGGTATCGAGATCCTCGACTGTGCCGACCTCACGTCCGAGGAACGCGACGACCTCCGCGCGTACTTCCGGTCGTCCGTCCTCCCGACGCTCACTCCGTTGACGTTCGACCCCGCCCATCCCTTTCCATTCATCTCGAACCAGAGCCTCTCCCTCGCCGTGCTCACGCGGGACGACGGCGACGACGACACGACGTTCTCCCGCGTGAAAGTCCCAGGGAACCGCCCGCGACTCGTCGAACTGGACGACGAACGGTTCGTCCTCCTCGAGGACGTCATCGCCGCGAACCTCGACCTCCTCTTCCCGGATACGGACGTCGTGGACTACGCCTCCTTCCGGGTCACCCGGAACGCC is drawn from Salarchaeum sp. JOR-1 and contains these coding sequences:
- a CDS encoding metallophosphoesterase family protein — encoded protein: MSTGIQFSDDVEPHHHRVDATAYDDIYVVGDVHGCRTSLDRLLDRLAPGERDLVVFVGDLVRKGPDSAGVVDLVRGRENFLSVRGNNEEKLRTGDATLPELDDDAVSYLTSLPVAISWADTLVVHGGVHPDRPLADHRPGELMTMRAPQGDGYAGPFWYDTYRGPPRVFFGHTVHDDPVTSDWAVGLDTGCVYGGSLTAYDVHGDSFVSVPAAETHQSRSDEKIVT